The sequence ACTACCGATCTACAAAAAATATCTTAGATGCGGCGTGGAATGTCGTCCGTAACAACAAAGCACGAAAGCCGAAAAAACTCTGGACTGAAAACGAGGAAGGCGATCCTGTCATTTGCTATGAAGCAATCAACGAGAGTGACGAAGCTAACTACGTCGCCACGCAGATTGAAAATTTGCACGTGGAAGGAGTTAATTACGCAGACTTCGCCATTTTTTACCGGACTACTGCACAATCTCGAATCTTTGAAGAGGCACTTCGGGCAGCAAACATTCCGTATCAGATTGTCGGTGGTGTCGGTTTCTACGATCGGATGGAGATTAAGGATCTCCTTGCCTATCTTCGTGTGATGTGCAATCCTGATGATTCAATTAGTCTCCGGCGTATTATCAATGTTCCAGGTCGTGGTATCGGCATGAAAACGATCCAGCGGCTCATTGATTTTGCAGTCACCGAACAAATTTCCTTGTTTGAGGCAGTCGAGCGCGTTAATGAGATCTCGCAAATTAGTAGTGGTATTAAGGCAAAGGTCAGAAGGTTCAATAAAATCTTTGACGACTTAAGTAACGATATCCTACCTTCCGATGCCTTATATCATGTCTTACAGACCACAAAATATCTTGAAAATCTTGAGAGTCAGAACACGCTTGAGGCGCAGGGTAGGATTGAAAATATTGAACAACTGATTAGTGCGGTTACTGAGTACGAGTCCGATTCTTCAATACCGACCCTCGCCGATTATCTAGAAAATGTTGCCCTCACAACGGATGTAGATGCTATGGAAACTGATGAGACGAATATAGTGCCGTTGATGACCCTGCACAGTGCCAAAGGGTTGGAATTCCCATTTGTCTTCATTGTCGGTGTGGAGGAGGGGTATCTACCGCATCAACGATCTATTGATGAGGCAACGGAAGCCGCAATAGAGGAAGAACGTCGCCTCTGTTACGTCGGAATCACGCGAGCGATGGAGCGGCTCTATCTTATTCATGCGGATTCAAGACGAATGTTTGGTAATTCAGAATACCGTGCTCCATCACGCTTTATCTCTGAGATTCCGGATCATCTTATCAAACGCGTTGACCGATACCATTCTCCATTCCTAGAAGCAGAGTCCGCGTATGAATCGGTTTCCGAAGAGTCATCAGATTACTACGTTGATCAGATTATTGATCATCCGCAGTTCGGGAGAGGCAAGGTAACGAAGATCAGTGGAGCGGGACAAGATGTTTATGTCACTGTTCGGTTTAGTCGTGCTGGCATGACGAAGCAATTCGCCGCTTCACTTGCACCACTGACGATATCTGATTATTAATAGGCGGAGCCGTTCAGTTAAAGGAAGGAGTCGGGAATTGGAGTTCCCTCCTACCGAAGAATAAGGAGATTGAAATAGGAAAAATGGCAACGATTACCACCGAAGGCGTACACCATGTCGCGAACCTGGCTCGCCTTGAATTTAACAAGGAAGAAACAGAGCATTTCACCGAGCAGCTTGCCCGAATACTTGATTATATCGGGAAGTTGAATGAACTGGAGACGGATGATGTGCCGCCGACATCGCACATCCATCCGCATCAAGTTTTCATCTTATGTTCACAGGCTGACGCGACGCATGTCGCCAAACCTGATGTTGTCAAACCTTCCTATCCACGCGAAGAGGTCATCGCGAACGCCCCTGAGGCTGAAGAGGGATATTTCGGCGTTCCGAGAGTAGTTGACCGCAGCCACTAAAAAAATACTTTTCAGAGGAGGAGTCATCAGTTTTCAGTTCGGTTTTCTTTCAGAAACCTTTCAGTTTTCAGTTAAGAGCAAGAGGCTTACGCGCAGGTTCTGCTCTTCTCTTTAACTGATGACTGATAACTGATAACTGATAACTGATAACTGAATGTCGCTTTGTGAATTGACGGCACACGCCTTGCACGAAAAGCTCAAAAATCGGGAAATTACTGCTGTAGAGTTGGCGGAATCTGTCTATGCGCGTATTGATGCTGTGGAACCTCATGTCAAGGGGTACCTGACGCTAACGAAGGAGTTGGCTTTAGAACAGGCGGGTCGCGCGGATACAGGTTTTCAAAACGGGGACGAGATGCCATCTTTGGCAGGTATCCCGATCGCGATTAAAGATGTGATATGCACGAAGGGTGTGCGCACAACGTGTGCCTCTAAAATCCTTGAAACCTTC comes from Candidatus Poribacteria bacterium and encodes:
- a CDS encoding UvrD-helicase domain-containing protein, yielding MTDKLLNSLNDVQREAVQHVEGPALCLLSGAGSGKTRVITHRIAYLIKRHGISPFRILAVTFTNKAANEMKERLDVLISENISKDVWVATFHGTCARILRQEIDKLEGYTRAFTIFDTTDQAVVVKEALKKLGYENKQHNPRAILSHISRAKNDFLKPAAYADIAGDYFEEIVAQVYPIYQDLLRRNNALDFDDLLLSTLELFEDYPDVLKNYQRKFRYILVDEFQDTNQCQYRIVRRLAEPEGNLCVVGDDDQSIYAFRGADIRNILNFEKDYGDDAKVFPLEQNYRSTKNILDAAWNVVRNNKARKPKKLWTENEEGDPVICYEAINESDEANYVATQIENLHVEGVNYADFAIFYRTTAQSRIFEEALRAANIPYQIVGGVGFYDRMEIKDLLAYLRVMCNPDDSISLRRIINVPGRGIGMKTIQRLIDFAVTEQISLFEAVERVNEISQISSGIKAKVRRFNKIFDDLSNDILPSDALYHVLQTTKYLENLESQNTLEAQGRIENIEQLISAVTEYESDSSIPTLADYLENVALTTDVDAMETDETNIVPLMTLHSAKGLEFPFVFIVGVEEGYLPHQRSIDEATEAAIEEERRLCYVGITRAMERLYLIHADSRRMFGNSEYRAPSRFISEIPDHLIKRVDRYHSPFLEAESAYESVSEESSDYYVDQIIDHPQFGRGKVTKISGAGQDVYVTVRFSRAGMTKQFAASLAPLTISDY
- the gatC gene encoding Asp-tRNA(Asn)/Glu-tRNA(Gln) amidotransferase subunit GatC, which codes for MATITTEGVHHVANLARLEFNKEETEHFTEQLARILDYIGKLNELETDDVPPTSHIHPHQVFILCSQADATHVAKPDVVKPSYPREEVIANAPEAEEGYFGVPRVVDRSH